A window of Pyrinomonadaceae bacterium genomic DNA:
CCGGCATCACTTTGGGTGAAGGCGGCGAGGGCAAAGTTCTGGTCGCCACGACCGGCCGAGTGCGCATGAAAGTTGATGCGTCACGCGGCGCAATACAGATCGGCGATCTGCTCGTAACGAGTGACATCGCCGGTGTCGCGATGAAATCAGACGCAGTCAATCTCGGTGGCGTTCAGATTCATCGCCCCGGCACCATCATCGGCAAGGCACTCGAACCTCTTGCCAAAGGTAAGGGCGAGATTCTGGTGTTGCTGAGCTTGCAGTAGTTACCAGGAATTCCCTACAACTCGCGGAAATTCGCACTTAAGCGTAGGAGTCATTATGTCACTGCATCTGTTGTTAAGAACAACCAAATCACTCTCGCTTGAAAGAAAAGCGGCAGCTCGTTCTTTCGAGCGAAGTGCCTTAATGCCGGCCGTTTTCTTGCTCTTCACAGTTGAGTTAATCCTGCTAACACTGCCGGTTCTCAGTAGCGCGCAGTCGATCCAGTACACGCATAACAAGCCGGACCAAGCGCTGCGGAGTGCCATGACAGTAGACCCGTCGACGCTGGCGTTGAGCATTGAGGTCCCAATTGGCAATTATCCAGGACGTGGGGGCACAGGTGTGCCTATAAGTTTGTCTTACTCTTCCAAGCAGTGGCGCATTGCTTACGAGGAATCATGGCTGAGCAATGGCGGCTTACTGCGCACGGAATCTATTCCAATGTTCAGCGAGTGGGCCAAAGCGGGCTGGACCACATCTGCCGATATTCCAATCATAGAGTGGACGGGTCAGAGCCAGCACTACAACAGCGATGGTACTCCTTTCTGCGGCGACTGTGGGGACTCCGGCGGTTATTACATCAACCGGATTCAAGTACACATGCCAGGCGGGTCGTCCCACGAACTAAGGATTAATGACACGCCCACAACCTCGCCGGCAACTGCAGGTATATATTATTCAGTAGACGGTTCGAACCTGCGCTACGACGCATCATCCTATACCGACGGCATCCTTTACATGCCTGACGGCGCGCGTTATGTCTTGAGCAGCACGAATGCCCAGTTTATCGATCGCAATGGCAACACGCTTAGTTACAGTGCGTCGAGTCGGCAATGGACTGATACTCAGGGCCGGGTTCTGGATGTGCCACTGCCTGCGACACCGAGCGCTAATACCTATACTTACAACATCCCCTCAACCACCAGCACCCCCGCCTCATACAGTGTGCGCTGGAGCACGCTTGAAAATGCGTTGACGAACCCCAGCGATGAATTGCACTACAAGACTAATATGACCTTTGGACTCGGTGAGACCTGGAACCCGCGTTCGCCAGGATTGTTCATCGGCGATGGCGCAAGCCGCCTCTACGACGGTCCGGGATTTCCCGCTTCGGTAAAATTCAACCCCATCGTGCTGGCCGAAATCATACTGCCCAATGGCCAGCATTACCTGTTCACATACAATGTTTTTGCCGAGATCACGAAGGTTGTATATCCCACCGGCGCGTACGAGCGGTTCGATCATGCAGCAGTATCGGGGGCGAGCTTTTTAGAGACGCCTTATGATCAGGGTAATCGGGGAGTGGTTGATCGATGGCTCAGCCCAACCGGAGCAAGCGCGGATGAAGTTCACTGGCACTATGCCGCTGCCAAAAGCAATTTTGTACTAACCGTCAGCACCACTGCTCCCGACAAAACTGTCAATGAACAACTGATAAGAGCGGAAACTTCTCAAGGCTATGACAAATTTGGATTTGGGTGGGCAGAGTTGAGCCTGCCCTTTGAAGAACGTCTGTTAGAGCCAGCCCCGCCGATCGCCGGTGGCGCAATGCTTAGACGAACACTCAGCCACTGGACAACTTCGGGACCAACTTCAGGAGGTTGGGCCACGGCGGCCCGCAACCCGCGAGTGACAAAGCAGGTACACATCCTGCTGGATACAGGAACAAGTAACGCCCTTACTTCCACCACTACGATGTCCTACGACGATGATTTGAATGTCATCGCAACGAATCATTACGACTTCACGTCAATCAGCCAAAGCAGCGCACAAACATTGGCGATCGGATCAATTTCCCCGGGATCGCTGCTACGCTCTGAGGAAGCTACCTATCTGGTAAACGATTCAGGCATCAGCTCAAGTACCCGCGCCGCCTACCGTGATCGGAATCTGCTGCGCCTGCCGACCTCCACTCGGGTGACGATAGGGTCAACCATCGCGGCCCAGTCACAGACAAGTTATGACGAGGTGGGTACTTATCCGCTATTAACGTACGGCGGCGCCATCGGCGGCTGGACAGATCCGGGAACCAATCTGCGCGGGCTCCCGACGACCACAGGCGTTTGGTTGAACACTACCAACAGCTATCGGCAATCACATGTGCAGTATGACCAATTTGGAAACGTGAGAAACATTTGGGACGCGAAAGGCAATCAGTCTCAGCTGACTTACTCGAGCGGCTATTCATATGCCTATCAAACTACCGCCACTACAGCCGTGCCGGATCCAACGGGTGAACATGGTTCAACGACCGCTCTGATCACGACTGCGGAATACAACGCCAACACCGGATTGATGACTTCACTTACTGACGCCAACGGGAAAACCACCAGCTATGCCTACGACTCAGCTAATCGGCCCGCGACGATCACGCGACCGAGCGGCGGCGGATCGACCAGCTATGCTTACGGCGATTTACCCGGCGACCTCTATGTGAGGACTCAAACGTCGCTCGACTCTACCCGAGTGGTAGAGGTTTACCAGTACTACGATAAATTAGGCAGGCCCTGTCGCTCGTTTTTGAACGAAGGCAGCACCTACCTGACGAAGGACATCCAGTACGATTTGATGGGCCGGTCATGGCGGACGTCGAATCCTTATCGCACTACGAGTCTGAATGCGGCCATCAATCCAGAGAATCACTGGACGACGAATGCTCACGACTATCTGGGGCGCGTCACTTCGGTAACCACGCCGGATGGCGCCCAGTTCACCAACGCTTACACCGGAAGCACCTCGACCCCACTTGGATCGATGGTGACAGTCACCGATCAAGCCGGGAAGCTTAGACGCACTCTTACGGATGCCCTGGGACGATTGGCGCGAGTTGACGAGCCCGATAAGATCACAGGCGCCCTGGACGATGGCAATGGCGCTCCGATACAGCCCACGAATTACACGTACGATCTACTGGGGAATCTGTTGGAAGTCACCCAAGGTTCGCAGACCCGCACCTTCACGTACAACTCATTGGCGCAACTTACTTCAGCAACCAATCCCGAGAGCGGGACGATCTGCTATGGCACCGTCACTGCCGGTCAGTGCCAGGCAAATGGATACGATGCCAACGGCAACCTCCTTTTCAAGACCGACGCGCGCGGAGTGCGGGCAACCTTTGCTTACGACAACCTGAATCGCGTGACCAGCCGCACCTATTCAGACAGCACACCCACAGTAACCTACGTGTACGACTCTGGGGCCATTAGTAATGGCAACGGCCGTCTGGCTTCGGTTAGCTCCAGTGTGTCCGCTTACAGCTACAGCGGCTACGACGCGAGGGGCCGTGCTCTCGGTGCGACCCAGACGATCGGGGCACAGAGTTACTTGATCGGCTACACATACGATCTCGCGGGACATGTAAAGACGATGACCTACCCGTCAGGTCATTCAGTTACCTACAATTACGATGGCGCCGGGAGATTGGCTGACAAGGACGCCCAGAACCTCGCGTTCACGGGAAATCTTGGTCAAGGAGGAGCGCCGCGGACGTACGCCAGCGGCCTAAGCTATTCGACGTTCGGTGGCTTGCAGGAAGAGAAGCTCGGAACCACGACACCGATCTATCACAAGCAACGCTACAACGTTCGCGGGCAACTCTGGGATTTGCGCGCCAGCACAGTTTCGTTTGCGACCGATCCGGCCAACGGCGACCGTGGCGCCATTGTGAATTATTACAGCAGCAACTTTGTTCAGGGTGGAAGCGGCACGGACAATAACGGAAACCTTCTGCGGCAGGAGAACTACATTCCCGGTAACAGCTTTTTCCAGGACAGGTTCGCCTACGACGCGCTGAATCGCCTGACTTCAGTCAGCGAGAAACTCAACGGGACCGGCAACGACACATTCAAGCAAACGTACTTCTATGATCGCTACGGCAATCGCCGTATTGACACTAATACAAGTCAAACTTTTGGCGGTGTTAACAATCTTAACTTCGAACTAGAGACAGGTACGAACCGGCTGTATGCGCCGGGCGACTTGGCTTTGGCCGAATCTTCCCGAAGCATGCGGTACGATGCCGGGGGGAATCTCTGGAAAGATACTTACAGTGGCGCGGTAACCGGACAGCAGGCGATCGAACGTCTCTACGACGCCGAGAATCGGATGACGAAAGAGACCCAATCAGGTAACTACGTCGCCGGAGAATATTTTTACGATGGTGACGGCCGCCGGGTGAAGCGGAAAGTCGGCGGATTTGAGACATGGCAGGTTTATGGCCTCGGCGGCGAGTTGCTGGCGGAATATACGTCGAACGGAACCCAGCTCTCCAAAGAGTATGGCTATCGCAACGACGAGTTGTTGGTTACCGCGACAGTGACGGTTGGTTCGGGCGGAAGTGCGTTCACCTTTACCGACCATCCTTTGGTTGTGGGAACATCAGTCGTTAAGGCTGCGCATCTTAACGAATTAAGAACGGCCATCAATCAAGCGCGCGTCCATGCCGGACTTCAGCCGGCCAGCTGGGCTGAATCAATCACGGCGGGCGTCACAACGATCAAAGCGTCGCATGTAACTGAGTTACGTACGCAATTGGATGAAGCGCGGATGGAGCTGGCACTTTCAACCGGTGGCTATACAGACCCGGCGTTGGCGAACGGTTACGATATCAAGGCTGCCCACATCTCTGAACTCCGCACGAAGGCCAATGAAGCACTTACGGCCGGAAGCGGCACTAGTGTCGATCTCCGTTGGCTCGTTTCAGATCACCTGGGCACGCCGCGGATGGTATTCGATCAGACGGGATCGCTGGCCAATGCTTCACGGCATGATTATTTGCCGTTTGGTGAAGAGGTGCCGTCGAATTTGCGTACGGGTGTTCCCGGCTACCCTGCCGGTGACAACGTGCGCCAAAAGTTCACCTCTAAAGAGCGGGACAGCGAGACCGAGCTCGACTTCTTCGAAGCACGTTACTATTCGAGTACGCAAGGCAGGTTTTTGTCTGTCGATCCGCTGTTAGCAAGCGCCGAGCGACAAATTCCGCAAAGTTGGAATCGTTACACATACGCGCTCAACAGTCCCCTTATGTACATTGATCCGACCGGCGAAATCTGGGTAAGGTCTTCCGACGGAAAACATATTGTCTGGTTTTCACAAGAGCGTTGGGACAACGAAATCTCCAAGGCCCGCGACGCAAACGGGAACCCTTTGTACACGCCTTTAACGGCGAGTGAAATGGAATTCAACACGAACTACGGGCGGGTTAGGCTAAATCCAAATGGGCCTGATCGGAACGCTCCGGCCGGTTCCGACGCGTATTATGGGTTTTCGATTGTTGGGCAAAATCAAACTGAGTACAGCGTAGCACTCGCCACTGGCCTAACTATAGCGGCTAGACGTGGCGGCAGAGGTAACGCATATTTATTTCTTGGTACCGCTGTCATTGCGACGATATGGGCACTCGGCGAGCCTGTGAATCAAGGACTGCCGATTGTCGATCCTAATTTTTACAGCCAGGGCGATAGAGACGCGAGAAAGGCCAACCCTGATCGCGTGGAAGCAGCGCGGCAGTTGCTTGAACAGTTGAAGCAAGAACTTGCAAAGGCGAATTCGAAACCGAACAAATCACCAGACGATAAAAAGCTGGTTGAAAAAATAAAGGCCGCCATTCGAAAGCAGCTTGACCGCATGAAAAAGTCGGAATCCCACGGCAGAAAGGGCAAGCGCTAGAGATGTCGGTAAAGACTTAACACTGGAGCAAAACATGGCCCTCTATACGTTTTTTTTTGAATTTCGCAATGGTACTTATATTTCGCAGATTCGCGCCCGAAACTACTTGGAAGCGCCGAGAATATGGGCCGAAGAGCTCGATCTGCCATCGATACCGAACGCAAATGAAATATTGAGAAGCAAACTTACTGAGTCACTAGCGTTCGACAAGCCTGTCCGCTTGCAAGGTATACAGCGAACATGGTGCTGCAGTCTGATATACGTGAGCCGGGCGTTACTCCACTTTACACAAACTGCCGAGTAGACCGATTTCCGTTGAGTATCAGTTCCGCGAATCTCAACTCAAATGGGGTCACGCCTTCTCTCAACTCAACTGGGGGTCAGGCCTTCGATTCTTCAATTCGCGGTGGGTGCCGGCTTTCCGTTTCTCCGCTATCAATCGCGTCGAGTTCGATGAAGCCACTGGAGACTGGTGGAGACTGGAGCATTATCAAAAAATCGCAGGCCTGACCCCCCTTTTTTCTTTTACGAACAACATGGCGAACACTTCCCACGAACCTGCGGTTGTGAGGAGACGTAATGGGAAGCGATAGAAGAGTCCCAACACCGAAAGGAGACGAGCAACTGCTTATGTTTCTCATCATAGGTATTTTGGTAATGGGAAGTTTGACTCCTTCATGCAGTAACGGCTCAACGAAAGGGTCTGACTATCGGATATCACCGCACGGCCAGAAGGAAATCATGCGAAATCCAATACCTTTGCGAAAAACCGATCAAAACAAAGGTGAGCGTTGCGGTCCTCGCTACTTCACCGACGTTTCGGGTGACGACGATTACAGTCCGGTGTGTTACGAGCTTCAGTTAAAACTCGTCAAAGCGTCATTGGAAGGTGACCTTCAGAAGATGAGAGAGGCGCTTCGTGACGGGGCAAACGTTGAGGGGTCCGTCTACGACTACTACCCGCCATTACAAACTGCTGCGATGCAGGGGAAAAATGAGGCAGTTCGTCTACTTATAGAGAATGGGGCGGATCTGAATCGGGTTGCAGAGTTTCAGAATACTCCACTGAACGCCGCTGCTTCTGGGGGACACACAGAGGTTATCAAGATGCTGGTTATCCAGGGAGCCGACGTCTGTTACAGAAGCTCGGCCGGTACTGCGCGAGAGATTGCTCGGGCAAAGGGTCATCAGTCGCTAGCCGAGTTGTTGAAGGCCGCAGAATCTACAAAGTGCAAATGAAGACGTGTCTTACCCGACTGCGAAGGATCGCAAAGATACGACCACTAAGCCTTGACATCTCACCCCTTTTTCGGCGCTGTCCCGGTTACCCGAAAGCTGTTCACCATCGCGTAAGCATCCTTCTGCTTCGCATCATATTGGTCTTGCGGCATGATGAGGGTGATCAAGCCAATTAAGCCGTTGTGTTGCTCGATGAACGCGTCCCCGTACATTTTGTAGGTGACGCCCTTCACCACCGAGTTGTATTTGAAATAAAGTCCCAGGCTGCCGTCCTTTTGCGACTTCGAATCGCCCATCTCGAAAGCGTCGAAACTACCCAGGCGTAAGCGGAGAAAGGCCTTGAGCGTTTCACCGAGTTCCGCTTGCGTATAGACGCGGCTGGGCTCGTAGACGCGCACCACGACGACGCCGTTTTCAGTCGGATCGATGATTGAGACAACTGCTTCGCCCGCAGCACTGACGTCCGTCACATTCCAATTTCCGGGCCGCGCGAGCGAGAACCAACCGCTTTTGTGATTGTAAGTACTGACGGGACCGAAGACGACATCCTGCGTTTTTGGTTGAGCCACGACGCGTTGCGGCAGAACAGCGCCGGCGACGGTCAGGCAAAGCGCCGCTAGGGCCACAAACAAGATTTTGTTCATCATCGCTCCTTTATGAACCAGTTTCGCCACTGCCTGAAGCCGCCGATTAATACTTTTCAAGCGGCGACTTCGGGTGCGAGGCGCGCGCGCCAGGGCATCGTATCGTGAGAATCCGAAGATCGTCCACAACTTAAATGTGAGAATTCAGCGCGCCCAAAGCCAATGTTTAGACCGTTTTCAAGTTGACAGCCCTAGGTAGCTTCTGGCTGAATGCCTTTAAATAATTAACCATCTCTCTCCGCTAGTTCGTTGAACGACTGAAGAGGAGCGAAAAACAACAATATGGCCACCAACAATCAGGTTGGCGTTACGACTCATCCGAAGGGTCTGTACGTCCTGTTTGCCACCGAGATGTGGGAGCGGTTCAGCTTCTACTCGATGCTGTCGTTATTTACGCTGTACCTGCGCGACCCGATCAGCGGATTTGGCTGGACGGCGACTGAGGCGACCACGCTCAACGCCAACTACCTGATGTTTGTTTATGCGAGCCCGCTGATCGGCGGACTCGTCGCCGATCGCATCACTGGTTATCGCAAGGCCGTGATGATCGGTGGCTTCTTCTTCATGGCGGGGCATGGGTTGCTCTCAATTCAAGCACTGTGGGCGGTTTACAGTGCTCTTGTCTGCCTGGTGATCGGTAACGGCTTCTTCAAACCGAACGTGTCAACGATGGTTGGCAACCTCTATCCCGAGGGCAGTCACCTCAAGGATCGTGCCTACAACATCTTTTATATGGGCATCAATGTCGGTGCATTTGCGGCGCCGATCGTGATGCAGATTGTAAAGTCGACGATTAATGTTCACGCCGCGTTTGCGGTCGCCGCATTTGGAATGCTGATTTCGGTGGGAACTCTGTGGTACTTCAAACAGCATGTGCTGAGCGCCGACCGAAAGAAGGGGTCCCGCGATGCCCAACAGGCTGCCGACACGGCCGCCACTGCGACAGATGCTCCGCCACATGGTGTTAGCGATCAGGACGAAGGTGGTCACGCGAAAGGCGCCGGCGGAGACGCGGGGCGAAGCGCGGACATGCTGGCTGTCCCGAACTGGAAACGCGTGGTTGCGCTCCTTGTCATTTTCGCAATCGTCATTGTCTTCTGGATGGTGTTTCACCAAAACAGCTCAACCCTGACCTATTTCGCCGAAGACAATACGAGCATTCCCGGAACTATTTCTCAATCGATAAATGCCATGTGGGTGCTCGCGCTCACGTTTCCGCTCGTCTGGTTTTGGGGCTGGCTGGATCGCAAGGGCAAGGAACCCGCCACACCGACAAAGATGGCGTTTGGCATGACCCTTACGGGACTCTCGTTCCTGGTTTTGTGGATGGCTGCAAGTATGGGTGAACGCGCACCGAAAACTCCTGATCAATTTGCTTCTGGCGCGTTCCGGATAAATGAACGCGTCGCCACGAATCTGGTCGCTCAAGGCGCTCCGAAAGACGTGGTTGACAAGATCATGAATGCGGAAACTCCGGCCCCGCCCGCGGCGCCCGTCGAACCGGGGCTCTGGAATTCGGTGAAGGGCTTCTTTGCCGCTAAACCGGAAGGGAAGAAGATAGTCAGCGGCGTGAAATTCTCTGCATCAAGCGAGGAAGACATCAAGAAGGCGGACGAAGAAAATGCAAAAGCCGGGAAGCCCCCGCTGACGGAGGCTGAGAAGGCGCGTATGAGGAGCGGTCAGGAAAAGATGATCGCGGCCGTCAACTCGGTCGCCCCCGGGTTTGGAGATTCTCACCGGGCTGCAATTCTGGATAACGCCTATCTTTTTCACGTATCGGGGTTCTGGCTCTTCCTCGGTTACATGATCGTGACGCTGGGCGAACTTATGC
This region includes:
- a CDS encoding RHS repeat-associated core domain-containing protein; its protein translation is MPAVFLLFTVELILLTLPVLSSAQSIQYTHNKPDQALRSAMTVDPSTLALSIEVPIGNYPGRGGTGVPISLSYSSKQWRIAYEESWLSNGGLLRTESIPMFSEWAKAGWTTSADIPIIEWTGQSQHYNSDGTPFCGDCGDSGGYYINRIQVHMPGGSSHELRINDTPTTSPATAGIYYSVDGSNLRYDASSYTDGILYMPDGARYVLSSTNAQFIDRNGNTLSYSASSRQWTDTQGRVLDVPLPATPSANTYTYNIPSTTSTPASYSVRWSTLENALTNPSDELHYKTNMTFGLGETWNPRSPGLFIGDGASRLYDGPGFPASVKFNPIVLAEIILPNGQHYLFTYNVFAEITKVVYPTGAYERFDHAAVSGASFLETPYDQGNRGVVDRWLSPTGASADEVHWHYAAAKSNFVLTVSTTAPDKTVNEQLIRAETSQGYDKFGFGWAELSLPFEERLLEPAPPIAGGAMLRRTLSHWTTSGPTSGGWATAARNPRVTKQVHILLDTGTSNALTSTTTMSYDDDLNVIATNHYDFTSISQSSAQTLAIGSISPGSLLRSEEATYLVNDSGISSSTRAAYRDRNLLRLPTSTRVTIGSTIAAQSQTSYDEVGTYPLLTYGGAIGGWTDPGTNLRGLPTTTGVWLNTTNSYRQSHVQYDQFGNVRNIWDAKGNQSQLTYSSGYSYAYQTTATTAVPDPTGEHGSTTALITTAEYNANTGLMTSLTDANGKTTSYAYDSANRPATITRPSGGGSTSYAYGDLPGDLYVRTQTSLDSTRVVEVYQYYDKLGRPCRSFLNEGSTYLTKDIQYDLMGRSWRTSNPYRTTSLNAAINPENHWTTNAHDYLGRVTSVTTPDGAQFTNAYTGSTSTPLGSMVTVTDQAGKLRRTLTDALGRLARVDEPDKITGALDDGNGAPIQPTNYTYDLLGNLLEVTQGSQTRTFTYNSLAQLTSATNPESGTICYGTVTAGQCQANGYDANGNLLFKTDARGVRATFAYDNLNRVTSRTYSDSTPTVTYVYDSGAISNGNGRLASVSSSVSAYSYSGYDARGRALGATQTIGAQSYLIGYTYDLAGHVKTMTYPSGHSVTYNYDGAGRLADKDAQNLAFTGNLGQGGAPRTYASGLSYSTFGGLQEEKLGTTTPIYHKQRYNVRGQLWDLRASTVSFATDPANGDRGAIVNYYSSNFVQGGSGTDNNGNLLRQENYIPGNSFFQDRFAYDALNRLTSVSEKLNGTGNDTFKQTYFYDRYGNRRIDTNTSQTFGGVNNLNFELETGTNRLYAPGDLALAESSRSMRYDAGGNLWKDTYSGAVTGQQAIERLYDAENRMTKETQSGNYVAGEYFYDGDGRRVKRKVGGFETWQVYGLGGELLAEYTSNGTQLSKEYGYRNDELLVTATVTVGSGGSAFTFTDHPLVVGTSVVKAAHLNELRTAINQARVHAGLQPASWAESITAGVTTIKASHVTELRTQLDEARMELALSTGGYTDPALANGYDIKAAHISELRTKANEALTAGSGTSVDLRWLVSDHLGTPRMVFDQTGSLANASRHDYLPFGEEVPSNLRTGVPGYPAGDNVRQKFTSKERDSETELDFFEARYYSSTQGRFLSVDPLLASAERQIPQSWNRYTYALNSPLMYIDPTGEIWVRSSDGKHIVWFSQERWDNEISKARDANGNPLYTPLTASEMEFNTNYGRVRLNPNGPDRNAPAGSDAYYGFSIVGQNQTEYSVALATGLTIAARRGGRGNAYLFLGTAVIATIWALGEPVNQGLPIVDPNFYSQGDRDARKANPDRVEAARQLLEQLKQELAKANSKPNKSPDDKKLVEKIKAAIRKQLDRMKKSESHGRKGKR
- a CDS encoding ankyrin repeat domain-containing protein, with product MRNPIPLRKTDQNKGERCGPRYFTDVSGDDDYSPVCYELQLKLVKASLEGDLQKMREALRDGANVEGSVYDYYPPLQTAAMQGKNEAVRLLIENGADLNRVAEFQNTPLNAAASGGHTEVIKMLVIQGADVCYRSSAGTAREIARAKGHQSLAELLKAAESTKCK
- a CDS encoding peptide MFS transporter, which gives rise to MATNNQVGVTTHPKGLYVLFATEMWERFSFYSMLSLFTLYLRDPISGFGWTATEATTLNANYLMFVYASPLIGGLVADRITGYRKAVMIGGFFFMAGHGLLSIQALWAVYSALVCLVIGNGFFKPNVSTMVGNLYPEGSHLKDRAYNIFYMGINVGAFAAPIVMQIVKSTINVHAAFAVAAFGMLISVGTLWYFKQHVLSADRKKGSRDAQQAADTAATATDAPPHGVSDQDEGGHAKGAGGDAGRSADMLAVPNWKRVVALLVIFAIVIVFWMVFHQNSSTLTYFAEDNTSIPGTISQSINAMWVLALTFPLVWFWGWLDRKGKEPATPTKMAFGMTLTGLSFLVLWMAASMGERAPKTPDQFASGAFRINERVATNLVAQGAPKDVVDKIMNAETPAPPAAPVEPGLWNSVKGFFAAKPEGKKIVSGVKFSASSEEDIKKADEENAKAGKPPLTEAEKARMRSGQEKMIAAVNSVAPGFGDSHRAAILDNAYLFHVSGFWLFLGYMIVTLGELMLSPMGLSLVSKVAPISIRGLMMGGWFVATAIGNKLTQIGVYWDIWLQSSFFLVLACMALFMAIVLAVLLKPLKRAMPGV